Proteins co-encoded in one Methanosarcinales archaeon Met12 genomic window:
- a CDS encoding UPF0147 family protein, translating into MSVDSEKIIKQCIGSLEHIVEDRSVPRNIRRAAEGVKARLLGVDESPPIRVASAIAMLDEMCADPNIPLYTRTLVWGVVSQLEAISVDR; encoded by the coding sequence ATGTCGGTTGACTCAGAAAAAATAATAAAACAATGTATTGGTAGTCTGGAGCACATTGTGGAAGACCGTTCTGTTCCCAGAAACATACGGCGTGCTGCAGAGGGTGTTAAGGCTCGTTTGTTGGGTGTAGATGAGTCGCCCCCGATCCGGGTTGCATCTGCCATAGCGATGTTGGATGAAATGTGTGCTGATCCCAATATTCCATTATACACGCGGACATTGGTCTGGGGCGTCGTCAGTCAGTTAGAGGCCATTTCTGTCGATAGATGA